One Hydrogenophaga crassostreae genomic region harbors:
- a CDS encoding YceI family protein — MRKSLTLLAAAAVLSTAGIAQGADYAIDPTHTFATFEIGHFGASVNRARFDKKEGTISFDKAAKTGKADISIDITSVNSGTAAFDKHLQSPDIFNAAKFPKARFVSEKFVFNGDKVSEVVGQLTLLDKTMPVTLKANQFNCYESPMLKREVCGGDFEATIDRTAFGVNYGVDWGFPKSVRLVMQIEAVKQ, encoded by the coding sequence ATGCGCAAATCCCTTACCTTGCTGGCCGCAGCCGCCGTTTTGTCCACCGCGGGCATCGCCCAGGGGGCCGATTACGCGATCGACCCGACCCACACCTTCGCCACGTTTGAGATCGGCCACTTCGGCGCCAGCGTGAACCGCGCCCGTTTCGACAAAAAGGAAGGCACGATCAGCTTTGACAAAGCCGCCAAAACCGGCAAGGCCGATATTTCCATCGACATCACCTCGGTGAATTCCGGCACCGCCGCTTTCGACAAGCACCTGCAAAGCCCGGACATCTTCAACGCCGCCAAATTCCCCAAGGCACGCTTCGTGTCCGAGAAATTCGTGTTCAATGGCGACAAGGTCAGCGAAGTCGTGGGCCAGTTGACGCTGCTGGATAAAACCATGCCGGTCACCCTCAAGGCCAACCAGTTCAATTGCTACGAGAGCCCGATGCTCAAGCGCGAAGTGTGTGGCGGGGACTTTGAAGCCACCATCGACCGCACCGCTTTCGGCGTGAACTACGGCGTGGATTGGGGCTTCCCGAAAAGCGTTCGCCTGGTGATGCAGATCGAGGCAGTGAAGCAGTAA
- a CDS encoding YkgJ family cysteine cluster protein codes for MDCRPGCAACCTAPSISSPMPGLPNGKPAGVPCPHLDEALMCKLFGLPERPAVCSSLPPSAEMCGEDRVHALHFLNTLELATQP; via the coding sequence ATGGACTGTCGTCCCGGCTGCGCCGCCTGCTGCACTGCGCCCTCCATCAGCAGCCCGATGCCCGGCTTGCCCAACGGCAAACCGGCGGGAGTGCCCTGCCCCCACCTGGACGAAGCACTGATGTGCAAGCTGTTCGGCTTGCCCGAGCGGCCAGCGGTGTGCAGCTCGCTGCCGCCCAGCGCGGAAATGTGCGGCGAGGACCGGGTGCATGCGCTGCATTTTCTAAACACGCTGGAACTGGCCACGCAACCCTGA
- a CDS encoding ester cyclase, with amino-acid sequence MKNLKHLLAAAALFGALINPALADDKAVVQKFYDFVSNPASTESAAAFKAVTADNFQSIGDYSGKAKSRDAFIGQVGGFAQLIPDLKWAPQEMIEQGGKVVVRSRATGTPKGLLFGVDGKGKGFDIMSIDIHTLVDGKIVQTHHVEDWSSALRQLSAQ; translated from the coding sequence ATGAAAAACCTGAAACACCTGTTGGCCGCCGCCGCGCTCTTCGGCGCCTTGATCAACCCCGCTTTGGCTGACGACAAGGCGGTGGTGCAGAAGTTCTACGACTTCGTGAGCAACCCCGCGTCGACCGAGTCCGCTGCGGCGTTCAAAGCTGTGACGGCCGACAACTTCCAGAGCATTGGCGACTATTCGGGCAAAGCCAAATCGCGCGATGCCTTCATCGGTCAGGTCGGTGGCTTTGCCCAGCTGATTCCCGATTTGAAGTGGGCGCCGCAAGAAATGATCGAGCAGGGCGGCAAGGTGGTTGTTCGCAGCCGCGCGACCGGTACGCCCAAGGGTCTGCTGTTCGGCGTGGACGGCAAGGGCAAGGGCTTCGACATCATGTCCATCGATATTCACACCCTGGTCGACGGCAAGATCGTCCAGACCCACCACGTTGAAGACTGGTCCAGCGCACTCCGCCAACTGAGCGCCCAGTGA
- a CDS encoding nuclear transport factor 2 family protein: MDTTTQTSFDTVMAFMGAMGKGDMKTMSDLMADDMVWHNEGDKSMPWIGPWNGKAKIFEFLPIFGANFKTTAWDNTDAFASGDTVAVFGKMNGVTTKSGKEIGAFTFALRAKVRDGKVVLWHWFEDSYAVSKAFHG; the protein is encoded by the coding sequence ATGGACACAACCACCCAAACTTCCTTTGACACCGTGATGGCCTTTATGGGCGCCATGGGCAAAGGCGACATGAAGACCATGTCGGACCTGATGGCCGACGACATGGTCTGGCACAACGAAGGCGACAAATCCATGCCGTGGATCGGCCCGTGGAATGGCAAAGCGAAGATTTTTGAATTCCTGCCGATCTTTGGCGCGAATTTCAAAACCACCGCCTGGGACAACACCGACGCCTTTGCTTCGGGCGACACCGTGGCGGTGTTCGGCAAGATGAACGGGGTCACCACCAAGTCGGGCAAGGAAATTGGGGCATTCACCTTCGCCCTGCGCGCCAAGGTGCGTGATGGCAAGGTGGTGTTGTGGCACTGGTTCGAGGACAGCTACGCGGTGAGCAAAGCATTCCACGGCTGA
- a CDS encoding NADPH-dependent FMN reductase → MSTQTPTLVFAGSTRAQSWNRQLAGAVATIATAEGAQVTHLELADFDIPLYNADLEAKGTPRDVVRLKEIFHAHPAWLICSPEYNGSYTALLKNTIDWVSSPIKGDPEWSNGTKAFTGKVVGLLAASPGALGGLRSLSHLTPLMLNLQCWVAPRQFALSRASEAFDPDGQLSTDFARSNVKAVVDQVLWATRQFQKA, encoded by the coding sequence ATGAGCACACAAACCCCCACCCTCGTCTTCGCGGGCAGCACCCGCGCCCAATCCTGGAACCGCCAACTCGCCGGTGCCGTGGCCACCATCGCCACCGCCGAAGGCGCACAAGTCACCCACCTGGAGCTGGCCGATTTTGATATCCCGCTCTACAACGCCGACCTGGAGGCCAAGGGCACCCCGCGCGACGTGGTGCGCCTGAAGGAAATTTTCCATGCCCACCCGGCCTGGCTGATCTGCTCGCCCGAATACAACGGCAGCTACACCGCCCTGCTGAAAAACACCATCGACTGGGTGTCCAGCCCCATCAAGGGCGACCCCGAGTGGAGCAACGGCACCAAGGCCTTCACCGGCAAAGTGGTGGGCCTGTTGGCCGCCTCGCCCGGCGCGCTCGGCGGTTTGCGCAGCCTGAGCCACCTCACGCCTTTGATGCTGAACCTGCAATGCTGGGTCGCACCCAGGCAGTTCGCCCTGTCCAGGGCGTCCGAGGCTTTCGACCCCGATGGCCAGCTGTCTACAGACTTTGCACGCAGCAATGTCAAGGCCGTGGTCGATCAGGTCTTGTGGGCCACGCGCCAGTTCCAGAAAGCCTGA
- a CDS encoding LysR family transcriptional regulator produces the protein MLEELRQIAIFAKTVDHGSFRGAALALQLSPSVVSHHVGQLEQRLGTALLHRSTRKLSLTPAGERLLTAAHTMIDAAESGLQDIAYQSAQPSGTLRLTVPAGLVQSKLTDQIAQFGLAYPKVNLSIDFFDTRRDLIVDGFDIAIRVGAMKDSALKAKKLFEVTRRLVASPTYMATRAAPGAPNDLIDWDWLELVPAGQKSITFLRAGQRETIDKKRARISVNSLNAVCQMARSGLGLAVIPAFLAEPEVAANHLQYVLEGWTMEPASVYAVWPPNAPKDGLIRLFLDFLTDPAAVEALSPQGNQQRP, from the coding sequence ATGCTGGAAGAACTGCGCCAGATCGCCATCTTTGCCAAGACCGTGGATCACGGTTCCTTCCGGGGCGCCGCGCTGGCGCTCCAGCTCTCTCCCTCGGTGGTCAGCCACCATGTCGGGCAGCTGGAGCAGCGCCTGGGCACCGCCCTGCTGCACCGCTCGACGCGCAAGCTGTCGCTCACCCCTGCAGGCGAGCGCCTGCTCACCGCCGCACACACCATGATCGATGCGGCCGAATCCGGCCTGCAAGACATCGCCTACCAATCGGCGCAACCCTCAGGCACCTTGCGCCTGACCGTGCCGGCCGGTCTGGTGCAATCGAAGCTGACTGACCAGATCGCCCAATTCGGGCTGGCGTACCCCAAAGTCAACCTGTCCATCGACTTCTTCGACACCCGTCGCGACCTGATCGTGGACGGGTTCGACATCGCGATCCGGGTGGGTGCGATGAAAGACAGCGCGCTCAAAGCCAAGAAACTGTTTGAGGTAACCCGCCGACTGGTGGCTTCCCCGACCTATATGGCCACCCGTGCGGCGCCCGGCGCACCCAACGACCTCATCGACTGGGACTGGCTGGAGCTGGTGCCAGCAGGGCAGAAAAGCATCACCTTCCTGCGTGCCGGCCAGCGCGAAACCATCGACAAGAAGCGCGCGCGCATCAGCGTGAACAGCCTGAATGCGGTGTGCCAGATGGCGCGGTCGGGTTTGGGGCTGGCGGTGATACCGGCGTTCCTGGCGGAACCTGAAGTGGCCGCCAACCACCTGCAATACGTGCTGGAAGGCTGGACCATGGAGCCCGCCAGCGTCTACGCCGTCTGGCCACCCAACGCCCCCAAGGATGGCCTGATCAGGCTCTTCCTCGACTTCCTCACCGATCCCGCGGCCGTTGAGGCGCTCTCACCACAAGGCAACCAACAGCGCCCATGA